In the Corynebacterium suedekumii genome, one interval contains:
- a CDS encoding trypsin-like serine protease codes for MRRDIWALTSAMVTMGVGTLIYQGVDYDRTHPAPQVVQAQAQDLAAAPSLRVPVASPWSPGTAVTITTTRPVPGETIQVGQCTVAYSFTAGEQAYAVTASHCGSPGDYVWATEDGATADFSEPVGTFTYSDLYDLETNSLDVGLIEISDARRVMLAPDPGAPTVVASDITDLPETICKYGTTTGETCGQPLTSSGVEILADNHGLELRALASTAAICARAGDSGGPVYADLDGQRVIIGLVSGTRDAAAEHQCDAPAGPDMAMSYTAMPGILEVIDREVPAAEYHTP; via the coding sequence GTGAGGCGAGACATCTGGGCGTTGACCTCCGCCATGGTGACGATGGGTGTGGGAACACTCATCTACCAGGGCGTCGACTACGACCGCACCCACCCCGCCCCGCAGGTGGTGCAGGCCCAGGCCCAGGATCTCGCCGCCGCCCCGTCCCTGCGGGTACCGGTCGCCAGCCCCTGGTCGCCCGGCACCGCCGTCACCATCACCACCACCCGCCCCGTCCCCGGCGAGACCATCCAGGTCGGCCAGTGCACCGTCGCCTACAGCTTCACCGCCGGCGAGCAGGCCTACGCCGTCACCGCCTCCCACTGCGGCAGCCCGGGTGACTACGTGTGGGCGACCGAGGACGGTGCCACCGCCGATTTCAGCGAACCGGTCGGCACCTTCACCTATTCCGACCTCTACGACCTGGAGACCAACTCCCTCGACGTCGGGCTCATCGAGATCTCCGACGCCCGCCGCGTCATGCTCGCCCCCGATCCCGGCGCCCCCACCGTCGTCGCCTCGGACATCACCGACCTGCCCGAGACCATCTGCAAGTACGGCACCACCACCGGCGAGACCTGCGGGCAGCCCCTGACCTCCTCCGGCGTGGAGATCCTCGCCGACAACCACGGCCTCGAACTCCGCGCCCTGGCCTCCACCGCCGCCATCTGCGCCCGCGCCGGCGACTCCGGCGGCCCCGTCTACGCCGACCTCGACGGTCAGCGTGTCATCATCGGCCTGGTCTCGGGCACCCGCGACGCCGCCGCTGAGCACCAGTGCGACGCCCCCGCCGGGCCCGACATGGCGATGTCCTACACCGCCATGCCCGGCATCCTCGAGGTCATCGACCGCGAGGTCCCCGCCGCCGAGTACCACACGCCCTGA
- a CDS encoding NUDIX hydrolase, with protein sequence MPIPDFIVSLREKIGHEQLWLPGVTAVVVRDVPADAPIWAVPEVLLVQRADNGDWTPVCGICEPGEQPHVTAVREVKEETRIDAHVEALLGVGAVGPVTYDNGDVTSYMDTAMRLSVVGDDTPSVGDDESVDVGWFPISQLPPISPRFRMVIADAVAQMKHPHGYRPRMGYEKRDRS encoded by the coding sequence ATGCCCATCCCGGATTTCATCGTCTCCCTGCGTGAGAAGATCGGCCACGAGCAGCTCTGGCTGCCCGGCGTCACCGCCGTCGTGGTCCGCGACGTCCCGGCGGACGCCCCGATCTGGGCCGTGCCGGAGGTCCTGCTGGTCCAGCGCGCGGACAACGGCGACTGGACCCCGGTGTGCGGCATCTGCGAGCCCGGCGAGCAGCCGCACGTCACCGCCGTGCGGGAGGTAAAGGAGGAGACGCGTATCGACGCCCACGTGGAAGCCCTCCTCGGTGTCGGCGCCGTCGGCCCGGTCACCTACGACAACGGGGACGTGACCAGCTACATGGACACCGCGATGCGGCTGTCCGTCGTCGGCGATGACACCCCCTCGGTGGGTGACGACGAATCCGTCGACGTCGGCTGGTTCCCCATCTCGCAGCTGCCGCCGATCAGCCCGCGCTTCCGTATGGTCATCGCCGATGCGGTGGCGCAGATGAAGCACCCGCACGGCTACCGTCCGCGGATGGGCTACGAGAAGCGGGACCGCTCCTAG
- the thrC gene encoding threonine synthase, which translates to MNYISTRDASRTPARFTDILLGGLAPDGGLYLPAEYPQLSDEQLTAWRGLLAERGYAALAAEVLKLFVDDIPAADLEAIAARAYTTPKFADEDIVPVTRLEDNLWIGHLSEGPTAAFKDMAMQLLGELFEYELARRDETLNILGATSGDTGSSAEYAMRGRQGIRVFMLTPAGRMTPFQQAQMFGLDDPNIFNIALDGVFDDCQDVVKAVSADAGYKREHRIGAVNSINWARLMAQIVYYISSWIRVTENNDEKVSFSVPTGNFGDICAGHIARQMGLPIDRLIVATNENDVLDEFFRTGDYRPRTSAETMATSSPSMDISRASNFERFIFDLLGRDADRTAQFFGVDVKGDGFSLADDPAFPTAADTFGFASGRSTHADRLATITDVWERLGVMIDPHTADGVHVARGWADEVDTPIICLETALPVKFAETIEEATGRQPEVPERFRDILDADRHVTDLPNDAETVKKFITDSIRTTDVTADR; encoded by the coding sequence GTGAATTACATTTCGACGCGTGATGCCTCCCGTACGCCAGCCCGATTCACCGACATCCTGCTCGGCGGTCTCGCCCCGGACGGCGGACTCTACCTGCCGGCCGAGTACCCGCAGCTGAGCGATGAGCAGCTCACCGCGTGGCGCGGCCTGCTCGCCGAGCGTGGCTACGCGGCACTCGCGGCGGAGGTGCTCAAGCTCTTCGTCGACGACATCCCGGCCGCTGACCTCGAGGCGATCGCGGCCCGGGCGTACACCACGCCGAAGTTCGCCGATGAGGACATCGTCCCCGTCACCCGGCTGGAGGACAACCTGTGGATCGGCCACCTCTCGGAGGGGCCGACCGCCGCGTTCAAGGACATGGCGATGCAGCTGCTCGGCGAGCTCTTCGAGTACGAGCTGGCCCGCCGCGACGAGACCCTCAACATCCTCGGCGCCACCTCCGGCGACACCGGCTCCTCGGCCGAGTACGCCATGCGCGGCCGCCAGGGCATCCGCGTGTTCATGCTCACCCCCGCCGGACGCATGACCCCGTTCCAGCAGGCCCAGATGTTCGGCCTCGACGACCCGAACATCTTCAACATCGCCCTCGACGGCGTCTTCGACGACTGCCAGGACGTGGTCAAGGCCGTCTCCGCGGACGCCGGCTACAAGCGCGAGCACCGCATCGGCGCGGTCAACTCCATCAACTGGGCCCGCCTCATGGCGCAGATCGTCTACTACATCTCCTCCTGGATCCGGGTGACGGAGAACAACGACGAGAAGGTCTCCTTCTCCGTGCCCACCGGCAACTTCGGCGACATCTGCGCCGGCCACATCGCCCGCCAGATGGGCCTGCCCATCGACCGGCTCATCGTCGCCACCAACGAGAATGACGTCCTCGACGAGTTCTTCCGCACCGGCGACTACCGCCCGCGCACCTCCGCGGAGACGATGGCCACCTCCTCACCGTCGATGGACATCTCCCGTGCGTCCAACTTCGAGCGCTTCATCTTCGACCTGCTCGGCCGCGACGCCGACCGCACCGCGCAGTTCTTCGGCGTCGACGTCAAGGGGGACGGCTTCTCGCTTGCCGACGATCCTGCGTTCCCCACCGCCGCCGACACCTTCGGCTTCGCCTCCGGCCGCTCCACCCACGCCGACCGCCTGGCCACCATCACGGACGTGTGGGAGCGCCTCGGTGTCATGATCGACCCGCACACCGCCGACGGCGTCCACGTCGCCCGCGGATGGGCCGATGAGGTGGACACCCCCATCATCTGCCTGGAGACGGCCCTGCCGGTGAAGTTCGCCGAGACCATCGAGGAGGCCACCGGCCGACAGCCGGAGGTCCCGGAGCGTTTCCGCGACATCCTCGACGCCGACCGCCACGTCACCGACCTGCCGAACGACGCCGAGACGGTGAAGAAGTTCATCACCGACTCCATCCGTACCACCGACGTCACCGCCGACCGCTAG
- the glnA gene encoding type I glutamate--ammonia ligase, producing MSFSTISDLITYLRDEEVEYLDIRFTNLPGTEHALTVPASALTEETAAEGFAFDGSSVAGFTSVDQSDMTLLPDVSTAYLDPFRHRKTVNMKFFVHDPFTHEPFSRDPRNVARKAEEYLTSTGIADTCFIGAEAEFFVFDSVRYSTGVNRSFHEVDSDEGWWNSDAETMIDGSPNLGNKIRVNDGYFPTAPYDKTIPVRDEIAHNLATVGFEIERFHHEVATGGIQEVNYRFAPLLRAADDLQTFKDIVKNTADAHGKVATFMPKPLLDDGGCGMHAHQSLWKDGKPLFYDEEGYAGLSETARHYIGGLLAHAPAVLAFTNPTVNSYRRLYSGFEAPVNLAYSQRNRSAAIRIPVTGPSPKAKRIEFRAPDPSGNPYLGFAAQLMAGIDGIRNRIDPGEAVDKDLYELGPEAAKEVPRVPHSLEASLEALENDHEFLTAGDVFTDDLVESYIALKYDAEINPLRQGPTPKEFELYFNC from the coding sequence GTGTCCTTTTCCACCATCTCCGACCTGATCACGTACCTGCGCGACGAGGAGGTGGAATACCTGGACATCCGGTTCACCAACCTGCCTGGCACCGAGCACGCGCTGACCGTGCCGGCGTCGGCGCTGACGGAGGAGACCGCCGCGGAAGGCTTCGCCTTCGACGGTTCCTCGGTGGCGGGGTTCACCTCCGTCGACCAGTCCGACATGACGCTGCTGCCGGACGTGTCCACCGCCTACCTCGACCCCTTCCGGCACCGGAAGACGGTGAACATGAAGTTCTTCGTGCATGACCCGTTCACCCACGAGCCCTTCTCCCGCGATCCCCGCAACGTCGCCCGCAAGGCCGAGGAGTACCTGACCTCCACCGGCATCGCCGACACCTGCTTCATCGGTGCGGAGGCGGAATTCTTCGTCTTCGACTCCGTGCGCTACTCCACCGGCGTCAACCGCTCCTTCCACGAGGTCGACTCCGACGAGGGCTGGTGGAACTCGGATGCCGAGACGATGATCGACGGCTCCCCCAACCTGGGCAACAAGATCCGTGTCAACGACGGCTACTTCCCCACCGCCCCCTACGACAAGACCATCCCCGTGCGCGACGAGATCGCCCACAACCTCGCCACGGTCGGCTTCGAGATCGAGCGCTTCCACCACGAGGTGGCCACCGGCGGCATCCAGGAGGTCAACTACAGGTTCGCGCCGCTGCTGCGCGCGGCGGATGACCTGCAGACGTTCAAGGACATCGTCAAGAACACCGCCGACGCCCACGGCAAGGTGGCCACCTTCATGCCGAAGCCGCTTCTCGACGACGGCGGGTGCGGCATGCATGCCCACCAGTCACTGTGGAAGGACGGCAAGCCCCTCTTCTACGACGAGGAGGGCTACGCCGGCCTGTCCGAGACCGCGCGCCACTACATCGGCGGCCTGCTCGCCCATGCCCCGGCGGTCCTGGCGTTCACCAACCCCACCGTCAACTCCTACCGCCGCCTCTACTCCGGCTTCGAGGCCCCGGTGAACCTCGCCTACTCCCAGCGCAACCGCTCCGCCGCGATCCGCATCCCCGTCACCGGGCCCTCGCCCAAGGCCAAGCGCATCGAGTTCCGCGCCCCGGACCCCTCCGGCAACCCCTACCTCGGGTTCGCCGCGCAGCTCATGGCCGGCATCGACGGCATCAGGAACCGCATCGACCCCGGCGAGGCCGTGGACAAGGACCTCTACGAGCTCGGCCCCGAGGCCGCCAAGGAGGTCCCCCGTGTCCCCCACTCCCTGGAGGCCTCCCTCGAGGCCCTGGAGAACGACCACGAGTTCCTCACCGCCGGCGACGTGTTCACCGATGACCTCGTCGAGTCCTACATCGCCCTGAAGTACGACGCCGAGATCAACCCGCTGCGCCAGGGCCCGACACCGAAGGAGTTCGAGCTCTACTTCAACTGCTGA
- a CDS encoding MFS transporter, translating into MSETRLVPHPREQVTRKALTVWVAAVLVYIVAITGRTSFGVASVDAIGRFDVDASRIAVFTAVQIGVYSLAQIPTGMLIDRFGPRRMLVIGAVIMAIGQITLGLTTSYSVAIVARVLIGAGDATAFLSVMRILPYWFPLKKTPTFTQLTAALGQSGQFLSAVPFLALLHGPGWTPAFLSLGAVGLLIAIAAGVAVADSPETWEAARKGKDPDAVREKKLAAQDRMPIGTALATVFREPLCWQGFFNHYSAMLPQIVFTLLWGVPLMSLGMGLSPATVGLVLTVNVITSMVAGPLLGPISARLGRNRILASLTFAGFIGTAWIIFFLPAEPRGVTAIIVVNIVMAAFTASSNYGFDDIREGLDRRIVATATGMANMGGFFAGMFAAQIVGFMLDYSAGGQAYSWADFRFAWWAVTITWAIGMAGLITSRIAVTRRRAARAKSGENNVRIVDSTEG; encoded by the coding sequence GTGAGTGAAACGAGACTGGTGCCCCACCCCCGCGAGCAGGTCACGCGCAAGGCGCTGACCGTGTGGGTGGCGGCCGTTCTCGTCTACATCGTCGCCATCACCGGCCGCACCTCCTTCGGCGTCGCCTCGGTCGACGCCATCGGGCGCTTCGACGTCGACGCCTCCCGCATCGCCGTCTTCACCGCCGTCCAGATCGGTGTCTACTCCCTGGCCCAGATCCCCACCGGCATGCTCATCGACCGTTTCGGCCCACGCCGGATGCTCGTCATCGGTGCCGTCATCATGGCGATCGGCCAGATCACCCTCGGCCTGACCACCTCCTACTCGGTCGCCATCGTCGCCCGCGTCCTCATCGGCGCCGGCGACGCCACGGCGTTCCTGTCGGTCATGCGGATCCTGCCCTACTGGTTCCCACTGAAGAAGACCCCCACCTTCACCCAGCTGACGGCCGCACTCGGCCAGTCAGGCCAGTTCCTCTCCGCCGTGCCCTTCCTCGCTCTTCTCCACGGCCCCGGCTGGACTCCGGCGTTCCTCAGCCTCGGCGCCGTCGGCCTGCTCATCGCCATCGCCGCCGGCGTCGCCGTCGCCGACTCCCCCGAGACCTGGGAGGCCGCCCGCAAGGGAAAGGACCCGGACGCCGTGCGGGAGAAGAAGCTCGCCGCGCAGGACCGCATGCCCATCGGCACCGCCCTGGCCACCGTGTTCCGGGAGCCGTTGTGCTGGCAGGGCTTCTTCAACCACTATTCCGCGATGCTGCCGCAGATCGTGTTCACCCTGCTGTGGGGTGTGCCGCTGATGTCGCTGGGCATGGGACTGTCACCGGCAACCGTCGGCCTGGTCCTGACCGTCAACGTCATCACCTCGATGGTCGCCGGCCCGCTGCTCGGCCCGATCTCCGCCCGGCTGGGCCGCAACCGCATCCTCGCGTCGCTCACCTTCGCCGGGTTCATCGGCACCGCCTGGATCATCTTCTTCCTGCCCGCCGAACCCCGGGGCGTCACCGCGATCATCGTGGTCAACATCGTCATGGCCGCGTTCACCGCGTCCTCCAACTACGGTTTCGACGACATCCGTGAGGGTCTCGACCGCCGCATCGTCGCCACCGCCACCGGCATGGCCAACATGGGTGGCTTCTTCGCCGGCATGTTCGCCGCCCAGATCGTCGGCTTCATGCTCGACTACTCCGCTGGCGGCCAGGCCTACTCCTGGGCCGACTTCCGTTTCGCCTGGTGGGCCGTCACCATCACCTGGGCCATCGGCATGGCCGGCCTGATCACCTCCCGCATCGCCGTCACCCGCCGCCGCGCCGCCCGCGCGAAGTCCGGCGAGAACAACGTGAGGATCGTAGATTCCACCGAGGGCTGA
- a CDS encoding zinc ribbon domain-containing protein YjdM has translation MSTDHSENPDLPPCPECGGEYTYEMAPFLVCPECGHEWTRAVPDEAETAREVKDAVGNVLVDGDTVTVIKTLKVKGSAQPIKTGTKVRNIRLIDTTDDHDIDCRIDGFGPMKLKSSVVKKA, from the coding sequence ATGAGCACCGACCACTCCGAGAACCCGGACCTGCCGCCCTGCCCGGAGTGCGGCGGCGAGTACACCTACGAGATGGCCCCCTTCCTCGTCTGCCCCGAATGCGGGCACGAGTGGACCCGCGCCGTCCCCGACGAGGCGGAGACGGCCCGGGAGGTGAAGGACGCGGTGGGCAACGTGCTTGTCGACGGCGACACCGTCACCGTGATCAAGACCCTCAAGGTCAAGGGCTCCGCCCAGCCCATCAAGACGGGCACCAAGGTGCGCAACATCCGGTTGATCGACACCACCGACGACCATGACATCGACTGCAGGATCGACGGCTTCGGCCCGATGAAGTTGAAGTCCTCGGTGGTCAAGAAGGCATAG
- a CDS encoding excalibur calcium-binding domain-containing protein, with product MRKILVSLVAATALTFGTIQPATAQSSESPDTTSVVTTTDDGTTSGTTTDTESTDEGSSGGDVALVVGVLAVAGLIAGGVYWAIQQHMIPNPLPGIIPGPAPAPAPAPAPAPAPAPAPAPAPAPAPAPARQAVAPAPATNSVYYRNCDAVRAAGKAPLYRGQPGYEAPRLDRDYDGIACE from the coding sequence ATGCGAAAGATCCTCGTCAGCCTTGTCGCGGCGACTGCCCTGACCTTTGGCACCATCCAGCCCGCCACCGCCCAGTCCTCCGAGTCCCCGGACACCACGTCCGTGGTCACCACCACGGACGACGGCACCACCTCAGGCACCACCACCGACACTGAGTCCACCGACGAGGGCTCCTCCGGGGGCGACGTCGCCCTCGTCGTCGGTGTCCTCGCCGTCGCGGGGCTCATCGCAGGTGGCGTGTACTGGGCCATCCAGCAGCACATGATTCCCAACCCGCTGCCCGGCATCATTCCGGGACCGGCACCGGCCCCCGCGCCCGCACCGGCCCCCGCGCCCGCACCGGCCCCCGCGCCTGCACCGGCTCCCGCCCCAGCTCCGGCCCCCGCCCGCCAGGCCGTTGCTCCGGCGCCGGCCACCAACTCCGTTTACTACCGCAACTGCGACGCCGTCCGTGCTGCCGGCAAGGCACCGCTCTACCGCGGCCAGCCGGGTTACGAGGCTCCCCGCCTCGACCGTGACTACGACGGCATCGCCTGCGAGTAA
- a CDS encoding PTS sugar transporter subunit IIC → MTTTAAAPDPPTTQPPLTAGSFTLKVLNGISIAVVVALVPQALLGELFTALLPVFPAGETVIHLVSLAASMLPVLIGVLVAMQFHLTQIQTAAVGIAAVLGSGVAQVDPEGGFQLQGTGLVINSGITAALAVGVVLLIGTRLGNYTILLLSTLVVLIAGGIGWVVTYPVVKVFTVWLGELINGATSLQPVIMGICLALLFALAIVSPISTVGIATAIFMDGVASGTANLGVVAAGFGLAIAGWKANGVATSLLPVLGSPKVHMATIWSRPINFLPIACTAAVMGGVGGAVGISGTPISAGFGISGLVGPLAALNYEGWGWSAANLAIIVAMFVILPIVCSLLFTWIFQRIGLITSENYRLDFT, encoded by the coding sequence GTGACCACTACCGCTGCCGCACCTGATCCCCCGACCACGCAACCGCCCCTGACCGCCGGTTCCTTCACCCTCAAGGTGCTCAACGGTATCTCCATCGCCGTCGTCGTGGCGCTCGTTCCGCAGGCCCTGCTCGGCGAACTGTTCACGGCCCTGCTCCCGGTCTTCCCCGCCGGTGAGACCGTCATCCACCTGGTCTCCCTCGCCGCCTCCATGCTGCCGGTGCTCATCGGCGTGCTCGTGGCCATGCAGTTCCACCTCACCCAGATCCAGACCGCGGCCGTGGGCATCGCCGCCGTCCTCGGCAGCGGCGTCGCCCAGGTCGACCCCGAGGGTGGCTTCCAACTGCAGGGCACGGGCCTGGTCATCAACTCCGGCATCACCGCGGCACTGGCCGTGGGGGTGGTGCTGCTCATCGGCACCCGCCTGGGCAACTACACCATCCTGCTCCTGTCGACGCTCGTCGTCCTCATTGCCGGCGGCATCGGCTGGGTGGTCACCTACCCCGTGGTCAAGGTGTTCACCGTGTGGCTCGGTGAGCTCATCAACGGCGCCACCTCGCTGCAGCCGGTGATCATGGGCATCTGCCTGGCGCTGCTGTTCGCCCTGGCGATCGTCTCCCCCATCTCCACCGTCGGCATCGCCACCGCCATCTTCATGGACGGGGTTGCCTCCGGTACGGCCAACCTCGGCGTCGTCGCCGCCGGCTTCGGCCTGGCCATCGCCGGGTGGAAGGCCAACGGTGTGGCCACCTCCCTCCTGCCCGTCCTCGGCTCGCCGAAGGTGCACATGGCCACCATCTGGTCGCGCCCCATCAACTTCCTGCCCATCGCCTGCACCGCCGCGGTCATGGGTGGCGTCGGCGGCGCGGTCGGGATCTCCGGCACCCCGATCTCCGCCGGTTTCGGCATCTCCGGGCTCGTCGGCCCCCTCGCCGCCCTCAACTACGAGGGCTGGGGCTGGTCGGCGGCGAACCTGGCCATCATCGTCGCCATGTTCGTCATCCTGCCGATCGTCTGCTCGCTCCTGTTCACCTGGATCTTCCAGCGCATCGGGCTGATCACCTCGGAGAACTACCGGCTCGACTTCACCTAG
- a CDS encoding AAA family ATPase, whose product MFITSVRLDHIKDESYIRTLPAVRHLEVLDGLRLHHPVTFFVGDNGAGKSTLVEAIAIAAGFPGTGGPIREVLPTSAVPTESALSRWITLRGRELPLRGYFLRAETHYDTVSAFDNKQWADPAESRHLMSHGESVLSVLGDHVDGAGLYIFDEPESGLSIVRQMALVAEIQQAVQRGGQFIIATHSPIMLAVPDATIVEITEDGMVETVYDEAEAVVATREFLEDPEGTLKYILE is encoded by the coding sequence ATGTTCATCACCTCGGTGCGCCTGGACCACATCAAGGACGAGTCCTACATCCGGACTCTTCCTGCCGTCCGCCACCTCGAGGTCCTCGACGGCCTGCGCCTGCACCACCCGGTGACCTTCTTCGTCGGTGACAACGGCGCCGGCAAATCCACCCTCGTCGAAGCCATCGCCATCGCCGCCGGTTTCCCCGGCACCGGCGGGCCCATCCGGGAGGTGCTGCCCACCTCCGCCGTCCCCACCGAATCCGCGCTGTCGCGCTGGATCACCCTCCGCGGCAGAGAACTGCCCCTGCGCGGCTACTTCCTCCGCGCGGAGACCCACTACGACACCGTGAGCGCCTTCGACAACAAGCAGTGGGCAGACCCGGCGGAGTCCCGCCACCTCATGTCCCACGGCGAATCGGTGCTCTCGGTTCTGGGGGACCACGTCGACGGCGCCGGGCTCTACATCTTCGACGAACCCGAATCCGGCCTGTCCATCGTCCGGCAGATGGCCCTGGTGGCCGAGATCCAGCAGGCGGTGCAGCGGGGCGGGCAGTTCATCATCGCCACCCACTCGCCGATCATGCTCGCTGTCCCGGACGCCACCATCGTGGAGATCACCGAGGACGGCATGGTCGAGACCGTCTACGACGAGGCCGAAGCTGTCGTGGCCACCCGCGAATTCCTCGAGGATCCCGAAGGGACCCTGAAGTACATCCTGGAGTAG